A segment of the Campylobacter showae CSUNSWCD genome:
CCTCAAATTTGACCGAATTTATTTCTCGGCTATGATTTTAATTATCTCGCAGATGACGTTGCTGGCTGCGCGTAGCGATTTTACCGGCAGGTACTCGTAGATGGAGTGAAAGTTGTGCGCGCCGGTAAAGAGATTCGGACACGGTACGCCCTTTTCCGAGATGACCGCGCCGTCGTAGCCGCCTCGCATCGGGATGACTTTTGGCTCTATGTTTAGCCGAGCGTAGGCCTGCTTTGCCGCGACGACGGGTAGGCTGTTTTCGCCACCTTCAAGGTAGTTAAATACGTTTTTGTAGCGATCTTTTAGGCTGATTTGAATTCTGTGCGCGCCGTAAATTTTAGCAAACGAGTCGGCTAGATCTTGTAAAAACGCCATGCGCTGCGCATATTTTGCCTCGTTAAATTCGCGAACGTCGAGCTTTAGCACGGTCTTTGCGCTGTTGCCCGATAGCTCCTTGACCCAGTAGTAGCCCTCGACGCCGTCGGTGTATTCGGGTGCTTCGCCGCCCGGTAGCATCGAGATAAATTTATGCGCGAGTAGCAAGGAATTTACTAGCTTGCCCTTGGCGTTCATCGGGTGCGCGGACTGCCCGACGAAGGTCACGACCGCGTCGCCGGCGTTCCAGTTTTGGTAAATCAGCTCGCCTATACCGCAGCAATCAAGACAGTAGGCAAAGTCGGCCTTTATCTCCGAGACGTCAAGCGCCTTGGCCCCGCGCAGGCCTTGCTCCTCGTCGGGTAAAAAGCCAAACGTCACGTCGCCGTGCTCGATTTGTGGGTTTTGTATGAAAAACTGCGCGGCGTTTACGATGGCGGCGATCGCGGCCTTGTCGTCCGCGCCTAGCAGGCTGGTGCCGTCGGTTACGATGAGATCGTCTCCGACGTAGTTAGCAAGCTCTGGAAATTCGCTAAGTTTGAGCGTTATGCCTAGCTCTTTGTTTAGCGTGACGTCGCCGCCCTCGTAGCGCACGATTTGCGCTTTCGTGTCGTTTTTTTGCTCCGCGCTAGTATCAAGGTGCGCGAAAAACGCCACGGACGGCAGCTTCTTGGCGGAGTTTGACGGCAAAACGGCCGTAGTTATGGCGTTTTCTCGTCTTTTTATATTTTGTAGTCCAAGCTCCTTTAGCTCGCTTTCTATCAGCTTTGCTAGATCGTGCTCGGTTGGGTTTGACGGCATGATGCCTGCCGCGCCCGCTTCGCGGTTTGTCGTTGTGTTGATCTTTGTATAGCGTAAAAATCTCTCGACTATATCCATGTTTGCTCCTAAATTTGAGATAAAATTTATGAAATTATACTATCTTTTAATTAAGCTTAAAATAAAATTTTAATATTTTAGGGCAAGTTTAAAATTTAATCGGTATAATTCGCAAACTAAATTTAAAGGAGCAAAAATGCGAAATTTACGCTACGTAAGCGACCTTTCGGACTTTCATCAGGTTTTTTCGGCGACGCTGGGAAAGATGGCGACCGTACAAAATAGATTTGCGGATATCGTCGGCAACCTCGACTGGAACGTGGATTTTGACAGCTGCGAGATAGCTTTCGGCGATCAAATTTATAAGATACAGTTTATCGGCAGCGAGTCAAACGTGAGCGACACTTGGCTGTGGGGGCACGCGAACGTAAATAATTTCGGCGAGGAGGCGACGCGGTTTTCGGCGGAGGTGTTGCGCGCTGGAGCGGAGTGGGGCTTGCAGGCTTTTAGCGAACCGAGTTTTGAGCTAGATGAAACCTTTAACGGCCATACGCTTTGTATAGCCGCGTGCGGAGCGGTGGGCGAAAATTTATGCTACTACGGCTGCAGGCACGACAAGGGCTGTGCGTTTGTGGCTATCACAGATGCGCCGGATTTGCTTTTTGGGCCTCTTAGCGCGCACGAGTTTGTCAAAACAGCAAGCGGCTGCATACAAAATCACGACGTAGATCATAAAATTTTCATCAAAAGCTTTTTGGAATTCAACGGAGTCAAATTTGATGAAAACGTCGAAAAGGGCGGATTTTTTAAGAAAGCCAAAGACGAAATCGTAGCTAAATTTGACAAAGAGCTTTTGATCAAATTTGACGATAAGGGTAGGATATCGGAATTTAAATATGAATTTTAATTTGGGTAGTTTGAGCAAGGCGATGGGTTAAAAGCCCACCGCCTTAAATTTACGAATGGAAGTGAAACTCGTCCGGGTGATCTAGCGCGTAGCGGAATTTCTCCATATCTACTTTTTTATCCCAGATCGAGATGATTAGGCAGCCCACGGCGTTGCCGCAGAGGTTTCCGACCGCGCGCATCTCGGACATAAACTTATCAACACCAAGTAGCACCGCAACCGTAACCACCGGGATACCTGCGCTAGGAAGCGCGGCAAGCGTACCGGCAAGTATGATAAATCCAGAGCCTGTGACGCCGACAGCGCCCTTGCTAGTTACCATCAAGATGACGAGAATTTGTATCAAATGCTCGATGCTTAGCGGGATGCCGAAGGCTTGAGCAAGGAAAATAACGCTAAGCGATAGGTAGATGTTTGTACAGTCTAGGTTAAACGAATATCCCGTCGGTATGATGAGTCCGACCGCGCCTCTATGGATGCCCGCAGCCTCTAGCTTTTGCATGAGCGGAGCTAGCGCGGTCTCTGAGGAGCTCGTTGCAAACACGATCAAGACCTCTTTTGCGATGAAGCGCATAAATTTAAAGATATTGACTTTTGCAAAATAGCAAATAATACCCAGAACGACGAATATAAAAAATAAGCTTGCAATCGCCATAACGAAAAGTAGCTCAAGCATACCCAAAAGCGAGTTGATGCCAAATTTGCCGATCAAAAACGCCATCGCGGAAAATGCTGCAACCGGGCTAAATAGCATCAAAATCGTAAGCAGTTTTAGCACCCAGTGCTGAACGATTTCAAGTGGTCTTAGGATCTTCTTTTTATAGTCGTGCTTTAAAAACGAGATCGCAACAGCCGTAACGATCGCCAAAAATAGCACTTGAAGTGTGTTTGATTTGATAAACGGATCAAGCAAATGCACATAAGGGAAAATGCCGTCTACGGGCACAGCGCCGCGTAAAATGTGAAGCGTATGCGCTAAAATTCCGCTATTTGCGTCTATATTTGAGGCTTGGCTCGTAAATTTCTCTACGCTAGAGGCGTCAAGCTGCGTGTAGTCAAGGTGCATATCGTGACCCGGTTTTAGCGTCTCGCCAAAGATTATTCCCACGGCAAGAGCTATGGTGCTCACAACCTCAAAGTAGATAAATCCTTTAAGTCCGATAGAGCCCAGTTCCTTCATGCTCTCAAGTCCGATTATGCCTGAGACGATCGTGAGGAAAATAATCGGTCCGATGAGCGCTTTTAGGGCTTTGATAAAGTAGTCGATGCCCGGCTTGCTCGCGATGCCTAGATCCGGGAAGATCATGCCGACCGCGATACCGGCGACGATGCCGAAAACCACCCAAAACGCTAGGTTGGTAAACATTCTAATAAGAAAAGGTTTTTGCGGCTTGGCCGCGTTTGAAACGCTTGGGTTCAAGAGGTGTCCTTTAAAAATTATTAAAAAGCTATTTTAACAAATAAATTTATATAAAAAGATAAAATCGCGGCGATTTTGGTCAAATTTTACCGACCGCCGCAAATTTTATCAAATTTTACAAACTCTCTAAAATTTCGATTGAATTTATCTTATCGCCTTGCCTGACGCTATCTAGAGTCTTTAGGCTAGGCTCGTCCACGATCTGGCCAAACACCGTATGCACGCCGTCAAGGTGCGGCTGCGCGCTGTGGCAGACGAAAAACTGACTGCCGCCCGTATCGCGTCCGGCGTGCGCCATGGATAAGGTTCCGCGTTTGTGCTTGTGTTTTTGGCCTACGCACTCGCATTTTATGCGCCAGCCCGGCCCTCCTGTGCCCGTACCGTGCGGGCAGCCGCCCTGGATCACGAAATTTGGGATCACGCGGTGGAAATTTAATCCGTCGTAAAAGCCGCTTTTGGCTAGCTGAGCGAAATTCGTCACTGCTTGTGGCGCTTCCTCACCGTAGAGTTCGAGCTTCATATCGCCTTTTTCGGTGTGGATCACGGCAAATTTGAGCTTAGCAAGCTCGGCCGCGTCGATGTCGTAGATTTTTAGTTCGTCGTTTCTCATTTTTTTCCTTAAATTTATTCGATATTTGTATAAACCGCTTGCACGTCGTCGTCGTCTTCGAGCTTATCGAGTAGTTTTTCTAGTTCGTTCATCTGCTCTTCGTCTAGGCTTATCGGCGAGTTTGCGATGTACTGCAGGCTAGCTTTTTTAGCCTCGAGTCCTAGCTTTTCGATACCTTCGCTTAGCGTGCCAAAGCTTGCGTAATCGCCGTAGATATAAAGCACGCCGTCTTCTTCCTCGATCTCGGTTAGACCAAAGTCGATGAGCTCTAGCTCAATCTCGTCAAGCTCTTTTGCGGGCATATCGAGCTCAAAAACGCTCTTTCTCGTAAACATAAAATTTAAGCTTCCGCTAGGCAGGATTTCGCCGCCGTTTTTGCTAAATATCGCCTTGACGTTAGCAACCGTGCGAGTTGGGTTATCGGTAGCGCACTCGACGATGATCTGCACGCCGTGAGCGCCCTTGCCGTCGTAAAAGATGGTCTTGATATCCGCGCTATCCTTGCCGCTAGCGCGTTTTATCGCTGCATCGATGTTGTCTTTTGGCATATTTTGCGCCTTGGCCGCTGCTATTGCGGCGCGGAGTTTTGGGTTCATATCAGGCTCCGTGCCGCCCTCTTTAGCCGCTACGGTTATGGCTTTTGCGAGTTTTGGAAAAACTTTGCTCATCTTGTCCCAGCGCGCTTCTTTCGCGGCGCGCCTATATTCAAACGCTCGTCCCATTTCATTCCTTTAAAAATTTTTGCCCAATTATATCTAAAAAAATTTTGCATTTTTTTAAAAACGCGAGGTTTTGAGCGTATTAGTAAAAAATTTAGCTTTAAGTCCTATAATCCGAATATGATTTTAAATGCCCGAAAAGACGACGCCGCGCGCTGCATAGAGTTGTTAAATTTAGCCATGGAGGACATCGCATTTACGCTTAGCGGCGTGAGCGATCCCGCTAAGAGCGATGAAATTTTGCATAAATTTTTTAGAAGCGAGATAAACCGCCTAAGCTACAACAATGTTTTTGTTTTCAAATTTGACGGCGAGATCGCGGGAGCGATTTGCGCTTACGACGGAGGAGAGATCGAGGTATTGGATGAGCCTATTAGGGCGCATTTGCGTATGCTTGGCTCAAACGAAGTTCCGCAGACGGAGTGCTTTGCAGACGAGCTATATATCGATAGTCTTGCCGTGGACGAGAGGTTTCGCGGACGAGGCATCGCAAAAGAGCTGATCAAATTTATCTTTACCCTCGCGCCAAAACGAAATATCAAAAAAGTAGCCCTCATCGTCGATGAAAAAAAGCCAAAAACTATGGCTTTTTACGAGCGTTTAGGTTTTAAAACCGACTGCGAAATGATCATAAATTCTCACAAATACTACCATATGATAAAGGAGATAAAATGACTAAATTTAAGGTTGCTAATATCCACTGCGAAAACTGCGCAAACACCATAAAAAACGCTCTTGGCGATGAATACGGCGAGATAAAAGTAGATATGAGCGCCGAGCCAAAGATCGTGAGCGTAAATTTAGACGGCAAGGACGAGGCGAAATTTAAAGAGGAGCTGGATGATTTGGGATTTAGCGTCATAGAGAAAATTTGATGCAAAATATCAAACTAAACATCGCAGGCATGACCTGCGTAAACTGTTCAAACGCCATCGAGCGCGTGACGAAAAAGATCGCGGGCGTGCTAGACGCGAAAGTTAGCTTCGCAAACGGCTCGGGCGAATTTATCATAGAAAGCGCCGAAGTACAAGCCGCGATAGAAGAAAAGATAAAAAAACTAGGCTACGGCGTGGCAAAGGATTTGGCGGAATTTGAAGCCAAACGCGAGAAGCATATCTTAAATTTACGCCGAAATTTCCTAGCCGCCGCAGCTTTTAGCGCGGTGATTATGGCGCTTGAGATGAGCGAGCAGCCAAGCGTAGCAAAATCAGCCATCATGCTAGCGCTTGCCTTTATCACGATAGCTACGTGCGGGCGGGACTTTTTCATCCACGCTTACGGCGCGCTAAAAAATAAAAATTTCGACATGAACGTACTCGTAGCACTGGGCACTAGCACGGCGTTTGCGTATTCGCTGGGCGTTTTTATCGCGGGCGAGCGCCTGCCTGAAAATATGCGCCACCTTTACGTTTCAGGCGCAGCCATGATAACGGCTTTCGTGCTGCTGGGTAAATTTTTAGAAGAGCGTTCAAAAGCCCGCGCTGGCGACTACATAAAATCGCTAATGGATATGTCGCCCAAAACCGCTCTTGTGCTACAAAAAGACGGTAGTGCGCTGGAAGCGGGTGTTGCGAGCCTAAAAATAGGCGACATCGCGGTCGTAAAGAGCGGCTATGCGGTGCCTTGCGACGGAGTCGTGATAAACGGCGGCGCGGAGATCGACACCTCGATGCTAACGGGCGAGAGCCTACCAGTCTATAAAAAACAAGGCGACGAGGTCAATGCCGGAACTATAAATTTAAACGGCTACATCAACGTAAAGGTTACTAAACTCGCTAATCAAACGCTTTTGTCGCAAATTTTAGAGCTTTTAAGCGATGCGTCGAGCAAAAAGATGCCTATCAGCCGCTTTGCCGACCGCGTGGCAAATATCTTCGTGCCTAGCGTGATAGCTATCGCCGTCGTTACGTTTCTTGCGTGGTTTGCACTTACTGGAAATGCGCTACAAGGCGTGCTAAGCGCGGTTTGCGTGCTTATTATCTCATGTCCTTGCGCGCTGGGGCTAGCTACTCCGATAGCCATCGTCTCCTCGCTATCTCTAGGCGCTAAAAACGGAATCCTCATCAAAAATCCCGAGGTTTTAGAGGTGCTTGGCGACGTGAAATACGCGATATTTGATAAAACGGGTACGCTAACAAAGGGCGAAATATCCGTAAATTTTACAGATATAAACGATGAAAATTTAGCCAAAATCGCCGCACTAGAGGCCAAAAGCTCGCATCCGATATCTGCTGCGATCGTTAGATACGCAAGCGAGCTGGGGCTTAAAATTTTAGGCGATGAAAAGGGTTTTGAAAATATCGCGGGACGCGGCGTAAAGAGTGAGGACGAGAGCGTGATAGCAGGCAACGAGGCTCTTTTAAGCGAACTTGGCGTAGAGATAAGCACGCAAGCTAAAGAGCTAATCGCCAAAGCGCAAAATGAAGGAAACGGCGTAGTGCTCGCGGCTTTGAATAAAATTTATGTAGGTTTTATCGCGCTTAGCGATACGGTAAAAGAGGACGCCGCGCAGGCTATGCAAAGCCTAAAAGATGCTGGTATAACGCCCGTAATGCTAACCGGAGATAACGCCTTCACCGCAAAAAATGTGGCTGGCAAGCTTGGCGTAGAAAAGGTTTTTGCCGGCATGCTACCTAATGAAAAATTTGAAACGATAAAACGTCTGCAAGAAGAGGGTGCGGTGCTATTTGTCGGCGACGGTATTAACGACGCCGCACCGTTAAAGCAAGCAAATGTGGGTATCGCGATGAGTAGCGGTGCGGATATCGCAAAAGAAGCCGGCGACGTAGTGCTGGTAAAAAACGATCTAAAAAGCGCGGTAGCTACGATAAATTTAGCCAACGAGACGATGAAAACGATAAAGCAAAATTTGTTTTGGGCGTTTGTTTATAACGCCGTTTGTATCCCGGTTGCGGCGGGAGTTTTGGCGCCTTTGGGGCTCATGCTAACGCCCGTTTACGGAGCTGCGGCGATGTGTTTTAGCTCGGTCACGGTCGTGTTAAATTCGATCAGATTACGATTTAAGCAAATCTAAAATTTAGCCTAAATTTTGTAAAATCCCGCAAAAAACAAAAAAGGAAAAAGATGAATTTAGGTAAATTTTACGCCGTGATCGCAAGGATATTTGCGCTAAATTTCGCTTTGCCGCCAAGCGCGAAGCTTTTTAGCGAGCTAAATAAAAATCCAAAATGGATAATAACAAACGATAGCGAAGCAAACGCCAAAGGACGCGCGCTATACGAGGAGTCGATAAAAACTGAAAGCACCCTAGAGATCGCAAAGGACTTTGCAAATTTGAAAAAATATTTTAACGCGGAGTTTTTTTTCGAGGGCGATAAGGCGCGCCTCGAAGGTTTCTATAAAAAGTGCAAATTTAGCCCAAATTTAAATGTCAGCGCGCTTGATAGCCTAACAAACGAGCTTTCGTTTTTCTCCTCCGTTGTCGAGCTAAAACAAGACGAGCAAACAAAGGAAATTTTGGGCGTTTTGTTAAGCTCCTATCTGCTACCGTACGCTAAAAAGCTAGCTCCCGCCCTACAAAACGAAGCAAAAAGTAAATTTTACCGCGCTATGGGCTATCTTTTCGAGGATTTTGCGAGCGGCATAGAAAATACGCTAAAAGTCAAAGTCGTACCTAGATGAGCTGGTGGAACGACTTTTATATAAATTTCGATCCGGTCGCGTTTGAGCTGTTTGGCATTAAGGTGCACTGGTACGGGATAATGTACGTCCTGGCGCTACTAGTGGCGCTAGGAGTGGCTAAATTTATCGTCAAGCGCGATAATATGCAAATTTCAAATTCGCTGCTTGATAATTATTTCTTTTGGGTGGAAATCGGCGTGATACTGGGCGCGAGGCTCGGCTATATCGTCATTTATGATCCAAATACCGCTTATTATCTCACTCATCCTTGGCAGATTTTTAACCCCTTTCACAACGGCGAATTTGTCGGTATTCGCGGTATGAGCTATCACGGCGCGGTGGTTGGATTTTTGATAGCGACATGGGCTTTTTGTCGTAAATTTAAGCAAAATTTGTGGCAGCTTTTAGATCTCGTTGCGCTTAGCATTCCGCTTGGATATTTTTTCGGTCGCATCGGAAATTTTTTAAATCAAGAGCTATTCGGCCGTATCACGGACGTCTCATGGGCGATCAATGTCGCGGGACAGATGCGTCATCCATCGCAAATTTACGAAGCCGTTTTAGAAGGGCTTGCGGTTTTTGCCATCCTTTTTGTTTATAGAAAATTTAAAAAATTTGACGGCGAACTCATCGCTCTTTATGCCGTGCTTTATACCTTTGCCAGATTTATCTGCGAGTTCTTTAGAGAGCCTGATTTTGGGATCGGCTTTGTATTTTTAAATTTATCTATGGGGCAGATACTATCCTTTTTAATGTTTGCATGCGGCATTTTCCTTTATATTATCTTAAATAAAAAATATACAAAATTTTAAAAGGTTTTTAAAGTAATTTACGATACTATTACGCCGTTTTTATAGTGTCATAATTTAATTTTCTTTTAAGTTATGATAATTTATCTCAATTTTATAGGAGGGCTCATGAGTGGGCTAATCGAGGGCTTCTTGGGTAGGCAAGCGGATACGAAAAAAAGTCGTACTCCTGCCGTTTGGGACAGATGGCAAAGTATAACGGGACTGATTTTGGCCTGTTTTATTTTGTGTCACATGGTATTTACCTCTACCATTTTATTCGGCAAGGGCGCATTTAACGCCGTTGTAGGTTTTGCGGAGGCTAAATTTTTATTCGGCGAGGCTACATGGTGGATTACTAACGTTATCGCTGCGATAATATTCGTCGTTTTTATCGCTCACGCATTTTTGGCGATGAGAAAATTTCCTGCAAACTACAGACAATACATCATGTTTAGAGGCCACAAAGACCGCATGAAACACCTTGACACTACTCTTTGGTGGTTTCAGTTTTTGACAGGTTTTGCTCTATTTTTCGCAGCCAGTGCGCACTTAGTCGATATAATCTTCGGCGGACACATCACTGCCGACAAATCAGCGGCTGCATTTCATCAACTAGAAATTTTCTACTTCGCTTTACTTGTATTTATGGTTGTTCACGCTAGCGTGGGAATGTACCGCCTATACGTAAAATGGGTAAGTATCGACGGAGTAAACAAACAAGAGATGTTCGCAAAAAGAAATAAAGCCAAAACTGCGATATTTGCGGTTTTTGGAGTGCTCGCGGTCATCGCGCTGATCGCCGATTTCGTGTGGATCAGTCTTTAGGAAAAGGAGCTTTAAAAAATGAACGTAAAATATTATGACGCATTAGTTATCGGAGGCGGTCTGGCGGGACTACGAGCTGCCGTTGCCGCCGGAGAAAAAGGGCTAAGTACGGTAGTTTTAAGCCTAATCCCAGTTAAGCGCTCGCACTCTGCGGCTGCGCAAGGCGGTATGCAAGCCTCTTTAGGAAACTCAAAAATGAGCGAAGGCGACAACGAGGATGTACACTTTGCAGACACTGTAAAAGGTAGTGACTGGGGCTGCGACCAACAAGTTGCACGTATGTTTTGCCAAACTGCGCCTAAGGCTATCCGCGAGCTAGCCGCTTGGGGCGTGCCTTGGACTCGTATCACAAAAGGCGAGAGAAGCGCTATCATCAACGCTCAAAAAACAACTATCGTAGAAAAAGAAGAAGTCCACGGACTCATCCACAGCCGTGACTTTGGCGGAACTAAAAAATGGAGAACCTGCTTTACTGCTGACGCTACGGGTCACACTATGCTTTTTGCCGTAGCAAACGAAGCTCTAAAACATAACGTTGAAATCCACGACAGAAAAGAAGCTATCGCGCTAATCCACGCAAACAACCGCTGTTACGGCGCGATAGTTCGTGACCTTGTAAATGGTGAGATCACAGCTTATGTTTCTAAAGGCACGCTTATAGCAACTGGCGGTTATGGCAGAGTTTATAAACACACCACAAACGCCGTCGTTTGCGAGGGTATCGGCGCTGCGATCGCACTTGAGACTGGCGTAGCTCAGCTTGGTAACATGGAAGCTGTTCAGTTTCACCCAACTCCGATCGTCCCATCAGGCATTCTTCTAACAGAAGGTTGCCGCGGTGATGGCGGAATTTTGCGTGACGTTGATGGATACCGCTTTATGCCTGATTATGAACCAGAGAAAAAAGAACTTGCTAGCCGTGACGTCGTTAGCCGCCGCATCATGGAGCACATCCGTGCAGGCAAAGGCGTACCTAGTCCTTATGGCTATCACGTTTGGCTTGATATCTCTATCCTTGGACGTGAACACATCGAGAAAAATTTACGTGACGTTCAAGAAATTTGCGAAATTTTTAACGGCATCGATCCTGCTGACACTGAAGTATATACTGACGAGACAGGACATCAGCGTGGCAAAGGCTGGGCACCGATCCTACCTATGCAGCACTACTCAATGGGTGGCATCAAGACAAAACCAACTGGTGAGAGCCCAACACTAGCTGGTCTATTTAGCGCTGGCGAAGCTGCTTGCTGGGATATGCACGGCTTTAACCGCCTTGGTGGCAACTCAGTTTCTGAGACAGTCGTCGCTGGTATGATCGTTGGTGATTATTTTGCAGATTACTGTGCTAGCCATGAGATCGAGATAAACACAGCTGATATTGAGAAATTTGTTAAAAAACAAGAAGATTATCTAAATAGCCTCGTTACAAAAGAGGGTAAATTTAACGTCTTTGATATCAAAAACAAGATGAAAGAGGTAATGTGGGAACACGTTGCGATATTTAGAACAGGCAAAGGTCTAGAGCTTGCTGTTAAAGAGCTTGAAGCACTTTACAAAGAGTCACTTGATGTAAAAGTAAGCAACAAAGCGCTATTTGGCAACCCAGAGCTTGAAGAGGCTTATCGCGTACCAAAGATGCTAAAACTAGCACTTTGTATCGCAAAAGGTGCGCTTGATAGAACAGAGAGCCGTGGCGCTCACTGCCGTGAAGACTATCCAAAAAGAGATGACCTTAACTGGCTAAACAGAACGCTTACAAGCTGGAAAGAAGGCGACACTCTGCCAACCATCACTTATGAGTCACTTGATATCATGAAGATGGAGATGCCGCCAGCATTTAGAGGTTATGGTGCAAAAGGAAATATCATCGAGCATCCAAACAGCGCTATCCGCCAAAAAGAGGTCGATGAAATTCGCGAGAAAATGCAAGCAGAAGGCAAGAGCAGACAAGAAATTCAAGAGGCTTTGATGCACTATGACCTTCAACCAAAATACAAAGCACCAAATGAAAGAGCAGGAATAGGATATGAGTAGAAAAATCACCATAAAAGCATTTAAATATAATCCGTTGAGCAAAATTTCAAAGCCGCATTTCGCGACCTACGAGCTAGAAGAAACCGACGGCATGACGCTTTTTATAGCGTTAAATCAAATTCGTGAGAAATTTGACCCGGATCTTAGCTTTGACTTTGTTTGCCGTGCCGGTATCTGCGGTAGTTGCGGTATGTTAGTTAATGGTACGCCAAAGCTTGCTTGCCGTACGCTAACCAAAGACTATTCAGGCGGCGTGATTGAGCTTATGCCTTTGCCGGTATTTAAGCTGTTAAAAGATCTAAGCGTAGACACGGGCAACTGGATGAACGCGATGAGTAAGCGCGTGGAGAGTTGGATACACACTGACCACAAGACCGATATCTCTAAGCTTGAGGAAAAAGTCCAGCCTGAAGTAGCGCAAGAGGTATTTGAGCTTGACCGCTGCATCGAGTGTGGTATTTGTGTAGCTGCGTGCGGTACGGCTATCATGAGGCCTGATTTTATTGGTGCGGTAGGGCTTAACCGCGTAGCTAGATTTAAAATCGACGCGCTAGATAAACGAACCGACGAGGACTTTTATGAGCTTATCGGCGATGACGACGGCGTGTTTGGCTGTATGACTTTGCTAGGCTGCGAGGATAACTGCCCTAAACACCTTCCGCTTCAAAGCAGGATCGCATATATGCGCAGAAAGATGGCTGTAATAAAGTAGCCAAGGGGTCGTGAGACCCCTTTTTAAATTTAACTTCAAATTTTACTTCTATTTCTATTTTGCTTTTTTCTCAAATTTGTTTTTTAATTAGGTTCAATTTGTTCAAATTTGATGATCTATGCTGTATGTATTTTTACAAAAAACAGGCGTACAAAAAACGTCAAATTTTGCTTTAATAAAAATAGTAGCATCTTTGGTCTAGTCAGGCTTATTTTTTATTTTTAGAAGTATTACAAGTTAAAAATGTCTTTAAATTTGTGTTTTAGTAGATTTTGAAATCTTGTAAAAATGATAGATGGTGGAAGCGAGGTTGTTCGATATTTAGCTTTAAATATCGTATTTATCGCACTTCTATAGAAAATAAAGCCATTTTTTACACACTTAAAAACACATCCGAACTATTTTACGATGTAATAAAAAATTTAAGATATTCGGAGATAAAAAATTGGTAATGAAAAGTTTGGTTTTCAATACAAAAACGAGGAAAAGCCCTAAAATAGGCACTTTGCGATTTAAGTATTTGCCGTTTTTAAGTTTCAAACGCTTAAACGGCTAAATTTTCTTAAGAATTGAGATGTTTCACGGCTTTTTTAGCTCGAAACTTAATTAAGCTTCGTTTGTGAAACAAAAGCCGTTTTTATTTGTTTCACGCCTGCCACTCGTTGGCTTTGTAAATGCCCAAAACGTAAATAGCCCCGTTCTCTATCGCGTAAGGTATCACATAGCTTTTAAAAATCAAGTCTCTTATGCTCTCATCGTCAAAATTAATAGACTTGCGACAAATAAGGGGCGTTTGCGCCGTGCGCTCTATCTTTGCGATAAGCTCGTTTCTAAACTCTCGCGCCCTGCTTAGGCTGTCTTTTGCTATGAAGTCGAATATCGTCTTTAGCTCGCGCTCGAATTT
Coding sequences within it:
- a CDS encoding fumarate reductase flavoprotein subunit — protein: MNVKYYDALVIGGGLAGLRAAVAAGEKGLSTVVLSLIPVKRSHSAAAQGGMQASLGNSKMSEGDNEDVHFADTVKGSDWGCDQQVARMFCQTAPKAIRELAAWGVPWTRITKGERSAIINAQKTTIVEKEEVHGLIHSRDFGGTKKWRTCFTADATGHTMLFAVANEALKHNVEIHDRKEAIALIHANNRCYGAIVRDLVNGEITAYVSKGTLIATGGYGRVYKHTTNAVVCEGIGAAIALETGVAQLGNMEAVQFHPTPIVPSGILLTEGCRGDGGILRDVDGYRFMPDYEPEKKELASRDVVSRRIMEHIRAGKGVPSPYGYHVWLDISILGREHIEKNLRDVQEICEIFNGIDPADTEVYTDETGHQRGKGWAPILPMQHYSMGGIKTKPTGESPTLAGLFSAGEAACWDMHGFNRLGGNSVSETVVAGMIVGDYFADYCASHEIEINTADIEKFVKKQEDYLNSLVTKEGKFNVFDIKNKMKEVMWEHVAIFRTGKGLELAVKELEALYKESLDVKVSNKALFGNPELEEAYRVPKMLKLALCIAKGALDRTESRGAHCREDYPKRDDLNWLNRTLTSWKEGDTLPTITYESLDIMKMEMPPAFRGYGAKGNIIEHPNSAIRQKEVDEIREKMQAEGKSRQEIQEALMHYDLQPKYKAPNERAGIGYE
- the lgt gene encoding prolipoprotein diacylglyceryl transferase, whose translation is MSWWNDFYINFDPVAFELFGIKVHWYGIMYVLALLVALGVAKFIVKRDNMQISNSLLDNYFFWVEIGVILGARLGYIVIYDPNTAYYLTHPWQIFNPFHNGEFVGIRGMSYHGAVVGFLIATWAFCRKFKQNLWQLLDLVALSIPLGYFFGRIGNFLNQELFGRITDVSWAINVAGQMRHPSQIYEAVLEGLAVFAILFVYRKFKKFDGELIALYAVLYTFARFICEFFREPDFGIGFVFLNLSMGQILSFLMFACGIFLYIILNKKYTKF
- a CDS encoding heavy metal translocating P-type ATPase → MQNIKLNIAGMTCVNCSNAIERVTKKIAGVLDAKVSFANGSGEFIIESAEVQAAIEEKIKKLGYGVAKDLAEFEAKREKHILNLRRNFLAAAAFSAVIMALEMSEQPSVAKSAIMLALAFITIATCGRDFFIHAYGALKNKNFDMNVLVALGTSTAFAYSLGVFIAGERLPENMRHLYVSGAAMITAFVLLGKFLEERSKARAGDYIKSLMDMSPKTALVLQKDGSALEAGVASLKIGDIAVVKSGYAVPCDGVVINGGAEIDTSMLTGESLPVYKKQGDEVNAGTINLNGYINVKVTKLANQTLLSQILELLSDASSKKMPISRFADRVANIFVPSVIAIAVVTFLAWFALTGNALQGVLSAVCVLIISCPCALGLATPIAIVSSLSLGAKNGILIKNPEVLEVLGDVKYAIFDKTGTLTKGEISVNFTDINDENLAKIAALEAKSSHPISAAIVRYASELGLKILGDEKGFENIAGRGVKSEDESVIAGNEALLSELGVEISTQAKELIAKAQNEGNGVVLAALNKIYVGFIALSDTVKEDAAQAMQSLKDAGITPVMLTGDNAFTAKNVAGKLGVEKVFAGMLPNEKFETIKRLQEEGAVLFVGDGINDAAPLKQANVGIAMSSGADIAKEAGDVVLVKNDLKSAVATINLANETMKTIKQNLFWAFVYNAVCIPVAAGVLAPLGLMLTPVYGAAAMCFSSVTVVLNSIRLRFKQI
- a CDS encoding fumarate reductase cytochrome b subunit, whose protein sequence is MSGLIEGFLGRQADTKKSRTPAVWDRWQSITGLILACFILCHMVFTSTILFGKGAFNAVVGFAEAKFLFGEATWWITNVIAAIIFVVFIAHAFLAMRKFPANYRQYIMFRGHKDRMKHLDTTLWWFQFLTGFALFFAASAHLVDIIFGGHITADKSAAAFHQLEIFYFALLVFMVVHASVGMYRLYVKWVSIDGVNKQEMFAKRNKAKTAIFAVFGVLAVIALIADFVWISL